TGGTAAGTTATGCATTAATGTGCCTTTAATGCCCATGCTTAAAAAGGTTTTAAACACGCACTATAACCGCCATATTTTTGATTTGCATGCTGATATTCAACACTCCATTTTGCATGATTTAAACAACACGCTAGAAAACAAGCCTAAAATGTTCTTACTAGATGTCTATATTTGGAAACGCGCAAATCCTACTAAAAGATTGATGTTTGGGAGCTACCCTTATCCTAGAAATTTTTATGCGCAAAATACTATAGAATTTATCGGCGTGTTTGTCAAAGACGGCAAGCCCAAACAACCCACAGAAGAACAAAAAGAACAAAGCCAATTGACTCAAGAGGAATGGGTGGAATTTACCAAACAAATTTGGGAAATCCCAATCCCTAATAAAAACGATATTGCTTTTGGCAAGCATGCGGCTTTAATGCCGGCTGAATTAGCAAGGCGTTTGATTAGGTTGTATAGTTGCGTGGGCGATGTGGTGCTAGATCCATTTAGCGGGAGCGGGACAACCTTAAGGGAAGCAAAACTTTTAAAAAGAAATTTTATAGGTTATGAACTCTATGAAAATTATAAGCCCTTGATTGAGCAAAAATTAGGAAACTTGTTTGATTTTGAATAAGATTTATATAGAAGATGTTTTCACATTCTTAGACAAACTAGAAGATAAAAGCGTTGATTTAGCCATTATTGATCCCCCCTACAATCTTAAAATTGCTTCATGGGATAGTTTTAAAAATGATGAAGAGTTTTTAACATTTTCTTACGCTTGGATTGATAAAGTGCTGCCCAAACTTAAAGACACAGGGAGTTTTTATATCTTTAACACCCCTTTTAATTGCGCTTTATTTTTAGCGTATTTGTGCCAAAAAAAAGCGCATTTTTTAAATTTTATCACTTGGGTTAAAAAAGATGGGTTTGCCAACGCCAAAAAGCGTTATAACCATGCACAAGAAAGCATTTTATTTTATAGCATGCACAAGAAAAACTACACTTTTAATGCCGATGAGATTCGCATCGCTTATGAATCCACCGAACGCATCAAACATGCTCAAAGTAAGGGGATTTTAAAGAACAACAAACGCTGGTTCCCTAACCCTAAGGGCAAATTATGCCTTGATGTGTGGGAAATCACTTCACAAAGGCATGTTGAAAAAGAGAAGGGTAAAATCCTTAAGCCCAAACACCCTAGCATTAAACCTAAAGCGCTCATTGAACGCATGATAAAGGCTAGCTCTCACAAAAACGATTTGATTTTAGATTTGTTTAGTGGCAGTGGCATGATTAGCTTAGTGGCTAAAAGTTTGGGGCGTAATTTTATAGGGTGTGAAACCCATGCTGAATACGTGCATGAGGGTTTGGAAATGTTT
This DNA window, taken from Helicobacter pylori, encodes the following:
- a CDS encoding site-specific DNA-methyltransferase; amino-acid sequence: MILNKIYIEDVFTFLDKLEDKSVDLAIIDPPYNLKIASWDSFKNDEEFLTFSYAWIDKVLPKLKDTGSFYIFNTPFNCALFLAYLCQKKAHFLNFITWVKKDGFANAKKRYNHAQESILFYSMHKKNYTFNADEIRIAYESTERIKHAQSKGILKNNKRWFPNPKGKLCLDVWEITSQRHVEKEKGKILKPKHPSIKPKALIERMIKASSHKNDLILDLFSGSGMISLVAKSLGRNFIGCETHAEYVHEGLEMFKYNEYK
- a CDS encoding DNA-methyltransferase, which translates into the protein MNINKVFYHSSTNMHEVPDNSVDLIITSPPYFNIKDYAKNGTQDLQHSAQHVEDLGALEKYEDYLLGLLKVWLECYRALKPNGKLCINVPLMPMLKKVLNTHYNRHIFDLHADIQHSILHDLNNTLENKPKMFLLDVYIWKRANPTKRLMFGSYPYPRNFYAQNTIEFIGVFVKDGKPKQPTEEQKEQSQLTQEEWVEFTKQIWEIPIPNKNDIAFGKHAALMPAELARRLIRLYSCVGDVVLDPFSGSGTTLREAKLLKRNFIGYELYENYKPLIEQKLGNLFDFE